The Methanobrevibacter wolinii SH genome includes a window with the following:
- a CDS encoding nitrogenase component 1, with protein sequence MVENAEDNLTISEKYHAKSNIDSFERDSVEAPRYGCALSGVYGTVLGLNNAVPILHSGAGCGVGHLFGTLYAGGEACGANKGGTATPCSCLVEEHVILGGEEKLDNIIDSTIKVSNSNFYVVISGCVPSLIGDDVDSVVDNYKYQYPIIHVNAPGFKANSYEGYNLFWDSLIDESDILEEKEIEKGTVNILGVVPYNNVFWKGDLYEIKKIFKEIGVKANIIFGEGDGLTNLKNVPSAELNIVLNPWIGVRAAEKLHDKFGTPFITFPGIPIGSKQTSSFIYRVAEQLDLDIDKVEEYIKEKEEWYYQLFEYPGDAIILCRPNQYFAVAADSSYAVGYTKFLTNEVGYLPDIVQITDNPPKEVRQKIVDEINNTLESTVKPDIVFEADTYKIRNNLKDRPFSFLLSSSLEEPTSLEEFGACHINASFPIYGNSVLVNHYSGYYGGLTLFEDLVSTFVGPL encoded by the coding sequence ATGGTAGAAAACGCAGAAGATAATTTAACAATTTCAGAAAAATATCATGCAAAATCTAATATAGATAGTTTTGAACGTGATTCTGTAGAAGCACCAAGATATGGTTGTGCATTATCTGGAGTATATGGAACAGTTCTTGGACTTAATAATGCAGTACCTATTTTACATTCTGGTGCAGGTTGTGGTGTTGGACACTTATTTGGAACATTATATGCTGGAGGAGAAGCTTGTGGTGCAAATAAAGGAGGTACTGCTACTCCTTGTTCTTGTCTTGTAGAAGAACATGTAATTTTAGGTGGAGAAGAAAAATTAGATAATATTATTGATTCTACAATTAAAGTATCTAATTCAAACTTTTATGTTGTAATCTCTGGTTGTGTTCCTTCATTAATTGGTGATGATGTTGATAGTGTTGTTGATAATTATAAATATCAATATCCAATTATTCATGTAAATGCTCCTGGATTTAAAGCAAATTCTTATGAAGGTTATAATTTGTTTTGGGATTCTTTAATTGATGAGAGTGATATTCTTGAAGAAAAAGAAATAGAAAAAGGAACTGTAAATATCTTAGGAGTAGTTCCTTATAATAATGTTTTTTGGAAAGGAGATCTTTATGAAATTAAAAAAATCTTTAAAGAAATTGGTGTTAAAGCAAATATTATCTTTGGTGAAGGTGATGGTTTAACTAATCTTAAAAATGTTCCAAGTGCTGAACTTAATATTGTTCTTAATCCATGGATTGGAGTAAGAGCTGCAGAAAAATTGCATGATAAATTTGGAACTCCATTTATTACTTTCCCTGGTATACCTATTGGATCAAAACAAACTTCTTCATTTATATATCGTGTAGCAGAACAACTTGATTTAGATATTGATAAAGTTGAAGAATACATTAAAGAGAAAGAAGAATGGTATTATCAATTATTTGAGTATCCTGGAGATGCTATTATTTTATGTCGTCCAAATCAATATTTTGCAGTAGCTGCTGATAGTTCCTATGCAGTAGGCTATACTAAATTTTTAACAAATGAGGTAGGATACCTTCCAGATATTGTACAAATAACAGATAATCCACCTAAAGAGGTTAGACAGAAAATTGTAGATGAAATAAACAATACTTTAGAATCTACTGTAAAACCAGATATTGTATTTGAAGCAGATACATATAAAATTAGGAATAATCTTAAAGACAGACCATTTTCATTTTTACTTTCAAGTTCTCTTGAAGAACCTACTTCACTTGAAGAATTTGGGGCATGTCATATAAATGCTTCATTCCCAATATATGGTAATTCTGTTCTTGTAAATCATTATTCTGGTTATTATGGTGGATTAACTTTATTTGAAGATTTAGTATCTACATTTGTTGGTCCATTGTAA